From one Streptomyces mobaraensis genomic stretch:
- a CDS encoding ATP-binding protein → MSTTRPYPPAPGDPGPEAHGSAAAAPAEAGPPGGPARRLPLVGVSGAVPLSRDFTRQALREWGWLPAANADHRAAAEDVLLVVSELVTNACLHAGGPAELLVSRGTKVLRLEVSDLGNGEPVPRTPHRAGRPGGHGMFIVQRLCLDWGVVRNADGAGKTVWAELAAPS, encoded by the coding sequence ATGAGCACCACCCGGCCGTACCCGCCGGCGCCGGGCGACCCCGGCCCGGAGGCGCACGGCTCAGCCGCGGCCGCGCCCGCCGAAGCGGGGCCCCCGGGCGGACCGGCCCGCCGGCTCCCCCTCGTCGGGGTCAGCGGCGCCGTCCCCCTGTCCCGTGACTTCACCCGCCAGGCGCTCCGGGAGTGGGGCTGGCTGCCCGCGGCCAACGCCGATCACCGGGCCGCCGCCGAGGACGTCCTGCTGGTCGTCTCCGAGCTCGTCACCAACGCCTGCCTGCACGCGGGCGGCCCCGCCGAGCTGCTCGTCAGCCGCGGGACGAAGGTGCTGCGGCTGGAGGTCTCCGACCTCGGCAACGGCGAGCCGGTGCCCCGGACCCCCCACCGCGCGGGCCGCCCCGGCGGACACGGCATGTTCATCGTCCAGCGGCTGTGCCTGGACTGGGGTGTCGTCCGGAACGCGGACGGCGCCGGCAAGACGGTCTGGGCGGAACTGGCCGCCCCCTCGTAG
- a CDS encoding peptide MFS transporter: MASSLTKESTARDNTPVAGGKTLFGHPLGLAPLFLTEMWERFSYYGMRALLVLYLISGGPDAKSGSQGGGLAMPESTSLAIYSVYVAMVYLLAMPGGWFGDRVWGPRKTVAIAASVIMCGHLLLALPGKPTFFAGLALVAIGSGLLKSNISTMVGHLYNGPKDPRRDGGFTLFYIGINLGGLGAPLVIGTVGQQVSWHLGFTLAAIGMGLGLVAFLIGTRWLDPKSAEVPMPLTAAERNSWLLKGLIWLVIAGIFYGVVVGTGHFTINWALVPIALIGLIVPIFVLARIKRDKELTSEEQTKVSGYIWFFVAAAVFWGIFDQAGSTMSTFAEKKTTDNVFGLHFPSTWFQSVNSAWVLVLAPIFAAMWVSMARRKREPSSTVKFSAAMLLAGASFVLFAIPMKMATGGSTVSPMWLITIYMLQTLGELCLSPVGLSLTTKMAPKKYASQMMGVWFLAVTAGDCVMTLMATAGVDLNGFGVILGEAGVAALAGVAVWSSRKKIEALMGDVR, translated from the coding sequence ATGGCGTCCAGCCTGACGAAGGAGTCAACCGCGCGGGACAACACCCCCGTCGCCGGCGGCAAGACCCTCTTCGGCCACCCCCTCGGCCTGGCCCCCCTCTTCCTGACGGAGATGTGGGAGCGCTTTTCCTACTACGGAATGCGCGCCCTTCTCGTCCTCTACCTGATCTCCGGTGGCCCGGACGCCAAGTCCGGCAGCCAGGGCGGCGGTCTGGCCATGCCGGAGTCGACGTCGCTGGCCATCTACTCGGTGTACGTGGCCATGGTGTACCTGCTGGCCATGCCCGGCGGCTGGTTCGGCGACCGCGTCTGGGGCCCCCGCAAGACGGTGGCCATCGCGGCCAGCGTGATCATGTGCGGTCACCTGCTGCTCGCGCTGCCCGGTAAGCCGACCTTCTTCGCCGGTCTGGCGCTGGTGGCGATCGGTTCGGGTCTGCTGAAGTCCAACATCTCGACGATGGTCGGCCACCTCTACAACGGCCCCAAGGACCCGCGTCGCGACGGCGGCTTCACGCTCTTCTACATCGGCATCAACCTGGGTGGCCTCGGCGCGCCGCTGGTCATCGGCACCGTCGGCCAGCAGGTCAGCTGGCACCTGGGCTTCACCCTCGCCGCGATCGGCATGGGCCTCGGCCTGGTGGCGTTCCTCATCGGCACCCGCTGGCTGGACCCGAAGAGCGCCGAGGTCCCGATGCCGCTGACGGCGGCCGAGCGGAACTCCTGGCTGCTCAAGGGCCTGATCTGGCTGGTCATCGCCGGCATCTTCTACGGCGTCGTGGTCGGCACCGGTCACTTCACGATCAACTGGGCCCTCGTTCCGATCGCCCTCATCGGCCTGATCGTCCCGATCTTCGTTCTGGCCCGCATCAAGCGGGACAAGGAGCTGACGTCGGAGGAGCAGACCAAGGTCAGCGGCTACATCTGGTTCTTCGTCGCCGCCGCCGTGTTCTGGGGCATCTTCGACCAGGCCGGTTCGACGATGTCGACCTTCGCCGAGAAGAAGACCACGGACAACGTCTTCGGCCTCCACTTCCCGTCCACCTGGTTCCAGTCGGTCAACTCCGCGTGGGTCCTGGTCCTCGCCCCGATCTTCGCGGCGATGTGGGTGTCCATGGCGCGCCGCAAGCGCGAGCCCAGCTCCACGGTGAAGTTCTCCGCGGCGATGCTGCTGGCCGGTGCCTCCTTCGTGCTGTTCGCCATCCCCATGAAGATGGCGACGGGCGGCTCGACCGTCAGCCCCATGTGGCTGATCACCATCTACATGCTGCAGACCCTCGGTGAACTCTGCCTGTCCCCCGTGGGTCTGTCGCTGACCACGAAGATGGCGCCGAAGAAGTACGCCAGCCAGATGATGGGTGTCTGGTTCCTCGCGGTCACCGCGGGTGACTGCGTCATGACCCTGATGGCGACGGCGGGCGTGGACCTCAACGGCTTCGGCGTGATCCTCGGCGAGGCCGGGGTCGCGGCCCTGGCGGGCGTCGCGGTCTGGTCGTCCCGCAAGAAGATCGAGGCCCTCATGGGCGACGTGCGCTGA
- a CDS encoding response regulator transcription factor, with protein sequence MTRVLLAEDDASISEPLARALRREGYEVEVREDGPTALAAGIKGDVDLLVLDLGLPGMDGLEVCRRLRTEGHGFPVLVLTARADEVDTVVGLDAGADDYVTKPFRLAELLARVRALLRRGAADSPQQGTATHGVRIDVESHRAWMGDEELQLTAKEFDLLRVLVRDAGRVVTRDQLMREVWDTTWWSSTKTLDMHISWLRKKLGDDAANPRYIATVRGVGFRFEKN encoded by the coding sequence ATGACCCGAGTACTGCTCGCCGAGGATGACGCGTCCATCTCGGAGCCGCTCGCACGCGCGCTGCGCCGCGAGGGGTATGAGGTGGAGGTACGAGAAGACGGTCCCACAGCGCTCGCCGCGGGGATCAAGGGAGACGTCGACCTGCTCGTCCTCGATCTCGGGCTGCCCGGAATGGACGGTCTGGAGGTCTGCCGGCGGCTGCGCACCGAGGGCCACGGCTTCCCGGTGCTGGTGCTCACCGCCCGGGCCGACGAGGTCGACACCGTCGTCGGGCTGGACGCCGGCGCCGACGACTACGTCACCAAGCCCTTCCGCCTCGCCGAGCTGCTCGCCCGCGTCCGGGCCCTGCTCCGGCGCGGCGCCGCCGACTCCCCCCAGCAGGGGACGGCGACGCACGGCGTCCGGATCGACGTCGAGTCGCACCGCGCCTGGATGGGCGACGAGGAACTCCAGCTCACGGCCAAGGAGTTCGACCTGCTCCGGGTCCTGGTCCGGGACGCGGGCCGGGTCGTCACCCGCGACCAGCTGATGCGCGAGGTCTGGGACACCACCTGGTGGTCGTCCACCAAGACCCTCGACATGCACATCTCCTGGCTGCGCAAGAAGCTCGGGGAC